TCACCAGGTTTTAGTTTTGGATGTTTTCTATATGGTGTTACATGGGAATCTGAATTTCATAATTTACAGAAAGGTTTTAGTTGCTCATGCAGGGGATTAGTTACTTAGTTATTAAGAGTTCCAATCGAACTCTAATACCTGGGATTTAAGTACTTCTCTGCTATATTATATACTGTACCTTACAAGTTCAAATTGGACAAGTTTATAAGTTCAAATAAATCTAAGAAGCCTACGAGGCTGGTTAAAAGAGTGGTGTATGCTGAATATTTTGGTttataaaaactaattttttaagCCAGATTCAACCTCCTTTGGTGcctacttttctccttctttcttccctttttcttcatccccgccccccccccaccccccccacaaaaaaaaaaaaaaaactattcttCATTCTCTCATCTAACCCTTCACTTCTAATCAACTAAATACCCATAGTTTCTTATCATTCCAACTTGTCACCCAAttttaaatattacttgtttAGTTGCTCAAACCCATCAAAGCATGCAAATCCCAGGATTTGCAGAAATCTGCagagttttttaaaatttaattctggGTCTGATAGTCCTAAAACCTCTAACTTCCCAGGACCCATAACCAATCACTAAATTCTGGCATCAGCCCCACAAAATTTCCTTAATTCCTCCAGTCCACCACATCACTCGCTTCAATCCTATTTTCCGAGATTGAAAGCAAAAACTAGAAAAGGGTAAACCCTAAACTACTGATCCTGTCAGATCCTCCAATGCATAAGCAGACCAAACAAATAGAAACAAATGAAGAACTGCCAAAACAGCTCTTCACTCAGATGTTCATCCACAAATTCAAGTTAATTTTTCTAGTACAACAACCTTGAATTCTGTCATGTCTTCgaaaatgagttttttttttttttttaatgcaacaTGATTCTTTGAAAACCAATCCAAATATCATTAAATTCTTCTTCAGAGTTGAGCATGCCACATATGAATGAGCAAGATATTGACATATTGCAGTCTAAAACTCTAAAGAGAGTGACTAAAAGGATCACATACAGTTTCGTTTGGTAGTAATAAATGAACAAGCAAGCCACCTCTTTATATTACCACCAGTTACTATTTAAGGAGAGATAATCATTGATAATAATATCCAGTAGATGCATACTACTGTCATAGTACATTGCTCAACAACATAAGGTTAAGAACATTAACTCTAACCACATGTCCTCAATCATATAGTCATACCAGACTAAATCTTAGGCAATGTTACGATGAGGAATAAGTGTGTGCGTCTGTGCATGTGCATGGTGGGCTGGAATGCTTCTCCATGATTCCCTCACAAAAACCTCCCCAGACAAAGGGAACTATGGATGCTAAACCCCTCCCCCTCCAGCCACTTCAGCACCTTGTGATCAGGGCATTCCCCAATTCCCCCACTTATTTTGCCAAAGGCCTTTTGGCCTAGCAGAATAGGGTTATTCCTTGCATCATAAGCCAATGAAGATAGCCTTACACTCTCCCACAGAATAGGCCAATTACCAATATTACCCCTCAACTGAACCTATCCACTCTTTAAATACACAGAAAAGTGAGGGTAATTTGCCCTTGTGATAAAATCCAAATCATCAAGAAATCCTATGTGCATTAAGGCCACTTATCCCTTCCTACTTATTCCTTCAACCAAATGCCAAAAGACCTTTATCCCATGAAATAACTTCATCCTTTCCACAGCACCCAGAAAACTCTTCCTTCTTCCCTCAAAATTTATATCGCAACCAAATGCTACCTTAGAGCAATCTAACTAGACAGAGTAAAGGAATAACCATGCATTTTAACAAGCAAAGTTGCCCCATAACATCATCATTTTtatcttctcaaaaaaaaaaaaaaaaaaaaaaaatatatatatatatatatatatatatatatatatatatatatatattatcaattttgaattaaataagttTCCCATTTTTGTcctctcaaagaaaaaaaaaaagataaccacTTTTGAAGTAAATATTTTTCCCGTTGCATTAGCAGCTATAAAGCTCATATGAATCTGTGGACAAGGGCATCATACATCATAATGAGATTCAATAAACTTCTAATTTTTTTGCACGGTGGATAACCAGACATCAAAACAAATATAGGTGATTGACCTCTTGAAAGAATAAGACACAACAGGTGTCAAGTGTTAAAGATAAAGTGTTGAGCTACTGAAGTACAAATATAGAAAgtttgaatatttaaaaaaaaaaactggacCATTCTGTTTAACATTAAGTACCTGAACCCAACACTTAGATATGTTCACTGGTATAACACTTGGGTATGGGTTCATACAAAGAACTTGTTAGATTTTAGAAGGATCCGACACTTGGACACACACGCACATGCACCTGATGCACATAGCCAAGTAATATGGGAAATGGAGGAAAACAACAAGACAAACAAAAAGATACATAGAAAAGCAGCAGACCCTAAAAATGAATTTAAACAAGACTTCCTACATTTAAAAAGAAATACAAAATAAATAGATTGTCAGGATGATATGACCAAATCCGAACCCTTAAGAAACTTGGTAGAATATTTCAAGTGAATATGGTAAATGGTAAGTAATGCCCTTGATAATTCCAGATTAAAATGTGCCTTGGGAACATTTTATAGTCTATTGCTATGATAGGTTTCAAATAATTGTAAGAGAGAAGATAGATAAGAATTATCTTCAGATATCTACTGTCTCCACTTGTGACTGACATATATATAACCTTAATATAAGTGATGTTTGAAATGACAAGTTTAGCTTGACATATCAAGATATCTTACATGTATTACTGAAGCACAAAAATGAATGGAATTGATGATTTACCATCAATGACCTTCCATCAATTAAATTCATATCATCAATAACCTTTACCTCAGCATTGCACAATGTACAGAACAAAGCATCTTCCACACTAGCTTGATGTTCAGTGGTTTCTGGTTTGCGGCAGTCTTCTTTTACAAATAATGCACAGATAAATCCTCCAAATCTGCAGCAATGAGACCTACTTTTTCTCGGTGGGCCCACTGGGATATTTATCCTCACATCTCCTCCAGGTGAAGCTTTTTTATTAGGATTACCATCCAGAGAGCTTCTACAAGCTGATGATGGAGAAGAATGTGATCCAGTTGAATTATTATAATAATTGTCAGGTAAACCTATGTCTGGCATCCCAGGATTATTTTTTGGTATATTGATGAACTCATCATCAAACTTGAACATAATTCCAGGATCAGCAGGGTTTATACGTGTACAACGGACATAAAGGATAAAAACTGTGAGTGCCTGAAATAAGATTACGAGAAATAAAGCATCAATAGTATTAGAACTAGACCCATCATATTAACAGAGGATACACATGCATTTATGATTTCCTCAAGGTACGAAGAGTTCACATACCACAGGAGTGTAAACAGCAATGGAAGCATATTCAAATATGCGTTTACCGAGAAAGGGTGCAAAGAAGGCATAGAATGCAACGACCAGAAGAAAGAACACTGTGATAGCAACAACCTATCAAAAGAAAGGCAAGATAACAAGATCAGAAAAGATAAGCAATCAGCAAATATCCAAAATTTCCTTTCCACCAACAATGTAGAATTATGATAAATATCACAATAGTTCTTGCCAATGACTTTAAAGCAATAAATTgcttccccaaaaaaaaaaaagaggtttttGGTAGTATCATCTAACAAGTGCTTCTACAAGAAAGAAAAGTGGAAAAAAGCATTTTCAGGGGAAGCTTGAAACTTAGCTTCTGGGTTTTCTTTTGTCAGAGCATTTTAACAAGCAGAAGCAATAACAGACATTTCCTAGACTCTCCAATACATGGGCACAAGAATATACAATTTGAAAGTCTTGTACCATGTACTGTCATTTATGCACAGTTCCTTTCCAAGCTCAAACAAAAATTAATTATGAGGATACCTATTCATCAGACTAAACACATGCTGAAATGTATGTCTACAATAGGTGCCAGAATTGTGCATCATTACTCATGTTTCCTGGAGAATCATAAAACTTAACTATTTGTAAACAAGAGACCAAACTATGAAGATGATATTAGCCCAAGAAACCCTTGATTATGGGAGGCTAAGATTTTCTTTGGCTTGTCTTGTTatgtgattattattattattattattattgttattattattattattattattattattattattattattattattgtataCACTCTTTAATTTAGCTTTGTCCTCTAACTTTAAAATCTTGACCATGGGTTCTGAAAATTCGAATTAAATTACAGTAATCCAGTTTGTGCACTCTGGTTTTCTATCATTTTTTTGTTGACCAACTGAAAACAAAAAACTAGGGTGAGTAACAAACGAATAGTTCATAACAGCCATTTGAATAATTTATTGATCATATCTGTGGTCGTCTCATCTAAATATAGTTTCTGCAACAACAGATTCGCTATTATCAAGCATGTCATCTTCCACCAAACATATATTGAACTTACACCATGTGCAAATCATTGAAACTGGAAAGTCAAGGGCATCCATGCAGATACAGAATCATATCCATGAAGATAAAATGTAACAAAAAAGATGAAATCATGATCCCTTCCGATGTCATGTTGCAATATATACAAACAGCTGACTTCATTATTAGCAAAAAATATAAATGGAATTAAGAAATAGAGTAGATGCAGGTTCACCACAAAAATAAATGGGATGTAGGAAAAGATGAACTGTGTACTGTTGCAGTGAATCCATGATAAACCACATGGCGAAACATGAACGCAACACAtcatagaattttaaaaaaagaaaaacgaaGAGACATTGAACATATTTGAGCCCTTCCGACGCCATTCCAGAGTACATAAACACAGATGACCAGTATCGATAAGGAAGACAAATAAATCTAGGAAACAGAACAATGTGGGTTTCCCCCAAAAACCAGAGGAATGAAAAGCTAAATACTTCTGAAAAAAAGCAAGCGCGACCCATAAGAGATATCACGAACTTGATAGGGTAACCAAAAATAAGAAGCAAAAACCCTAGGAGAAAACCTGGAGGATTTGCGACCATGTTGGGTTAATTAAAgttaaaaagaaagcaaaaaaaaatgcaACTTCTAAAAGGAAATAGGAACTGAACTCTTCCATGAAGGACCCGTAAAATCCAGAAGCAATCAAGAATAAAAACAACAAAACCTAGaaagaaaaatactaaagattccAACTTTTTCCAATCTGAAGCCACCAAAGGCCAGTGGAGATCCGACCCACAAGAAATctccccgaaaaaaaaaaaaagaacactaCCTGGAAGGTGTGAGCCGGGAGCTGCCATCCATGGCGTCTCACCATGACTGCACCCAAGGCGTCCTCTTTGGATCCCTCGGATCAGAGCATGAAAAGGGGGGAAAACCCAgcggagagaagagagagagagaaagaaagggagcTCGAGAGGCCCCACGAAGGGCAGCGGGGTTTCTTTCTCCCTTTCGGGTGAAGTGGTTCTGGCGGACAAGAGCGAAGGGGGAAAAGAACAACGGAAAAGAACCCCACACTCAAGCCTCAGGGGAGGACCGAGAGAGCTTTGGATTGGGTTGGGTTTGTCTGGGCATCAAAGAGGTGAGTTACTTCGGGTGGGACAGAAGCGATGGTTCCGCAGCAGTACATGGgcgtttctttttcttctttttcctctccgACTTTCCACCCTCCTTTGGAAAAGGAGACTTGGATGCAATCGCATGTCTCCCTCTACATGTGAGATGTTTGCTGTACGAGGCTATGACCTTTTATTTATCTTGAATTACCCAGGCATTAAATACCTACACGTGGTGGAAGGAGGGTGACAAGGAATTAAGAGATTTTAATTCTAACTAAGGGCTAAATTGCTCTTAGGACTTTTGGCTTTGATTAATCAAGGTTTATATATTGACTatcaaggaggaaaaaaaaaaatgaaaggtaTCAAATTGGATTTACTTAAATGAATCATGTATCAAATAAAAATTGGGTTTTTTCGTGACTGATTTTTTGACTCATGATTCAACTGACTCATACAAAGTTCGACAAAGATCGGATgagatttgcttttttttttttttttttaaatatgaccaAAGCTCATTTCATTTTTgaagatattaattttaatttttgactcaACTTAATCGAGTCGCGACGGTTTGGCTATATCATAAGTGTAATCTGATTTGGACGCATATTATGCATTGCAATTTGTTGGTCCATGAATGAAACCGTGGGACATGGATACAAAGGAGGAGTTTGGCCTTCCTATAGTTCACGGGTATTTGGATATTTCTCTCTCACATGGTCTTGATAGATTCAATTCACTTGACGAATAAAACATGGAGAAGGATATTTTCAAAAATAGTAGAGAAAACCATCTTCGTCTCTATATAGCCCAAATCCATCATTTGTGAGTAGATTCATCTTTTTAAAATAGATAAGTGTGATTGTCCGTTACTCCAACCCTCCAACTTGTTACCCCTCATAATTTGGGTATGAGTCCAAAGTCAgaccaattaaaaattttaaatcaaatctcgttttaagattttagatacaCCTGCACCGGCCCGAAGTAATTATCtggtttatttatataaaatattatttttaggtatatataataatatttggtatataaaattttattctatcgATCTAGTCGGGTCGACAGAAGAAAAATTAATATTAGATCATGCATGGATGTTTGTACCTGGCTTTCAACAACATTTTTTTCAAGTTATTAAATGCTTATTGTTCAAATTGGTTACTTGTGGCACAATTTGAaggcatattttttttcttataaaagatTGGCATATTTTGGGAACAGAATACaaatatgtgacccattgggccaGCAATTATTAAAATATCACATTGTCACCACCTGTAATCACTATATCCCAAGTACCGCACAATTTATATCAAAAGAAAGTATTGGAAAGCAAGTAAGAGCCCGTTGTATCCTTCAAAGTGGAAACTTTCATCCAATTTAAATTGCAATATTCACCTTCACCCACTTGATAGATAATTATACTCTTAGGTGATCATGAATTCTAATATAATCCCAATCTCCTTAAATCTCTTTAAATGAGTTGTTATGCTCATTATTCTAGCTGGCTTTGCTCATAATAATATGGCCAAGTGACACTTAGAGGTCCACATGTCTTCCGTAATCAACATCCCACATTACTACCTAACATTCTTTATCCTATACCTACCACGAGGGAGTGAATAGAGACTCCCATATAAAGCCGTAGAGTACacatttatatataatccacatttAAGCTAAACCACGTACAGAGCATGAATAGTTTCATCCTTTCCAACTGAAGCATATAATATTATAAACCAACCAAATATACGAAATCCACAGACTCCCAGACCACATAAATATAAAGAGAAGGACTAGTCCTCAGTTTGTATTATAAGATATAGATAAATCTAATGGAGAGATGATGATATCCATTCTCAGATTCTCTTCACCTGCTTCATTTTTTCCTCTTGGAGCTCGCGACTCTGTTAAAAAATCCATGCAACAAGTCAAGCCATATGGATGAGAAGAAGCTGCAGGTAAACTAGGTTGCACAATAACCAAAGCTCAAACAAATGCTTCTCTACTTGACTACATAAAAAACAAAGCAAAATACTGCATCATTTGTTCAGTGAATCCAATGCTGCCCATCACCACTTCTTTGCAAATCTCACAAGGTATTCCACCTCGAGATCTGCACATGTTTGCAATGCAAGATTGTAATAAAACACTTTATGTGGGATGATGAATGCTAATTATTATTAGGATTAATGTCATGGGCCAATACATGAAAGGTAATGATGTCGTCACTAACTTGTGTTGTTATTGATGATTAAGAAGATTATGACTGCAcgtagattttttttctataggTAATATATAAGCCACACAAGTGGGAGCTGGCCCTCTCCAAGTACCCCACCCCACCCCTCAACTCTAGTTAAGGTGGGAATGGTTTGCATTGGTTTTATTTTGGTCATGTTCTGACTCGCTCAGGtggagagtcaaaaatttttttaggacTTCCACCAACCTAAACATAATCCATAACGGTAGAAATTTGAACCTTTTGATCCAAACCCAAAGAAATCAGCCAAAATTTTATTATCTACACTGTGTGCATCAGCGTGGTCGTACGCAGCCAATCATGACCACTTCTATGGTGGTACACTGAGATGTATGTTTGATGAATAGGCCCGTATTGGCTGTGTGTATGGCCTTGTGGTACATGCGGTGTACACAATAATTTCTCCTAAGTTTGGGCTAGTAAATGATCAATACTTGAAACCATTTTGGTTCAGATTTAGGTATATGAATACAAACCATTTATAACCCTAGATAAGATAGTCCTTACCACAGCTGCAGACTATGACCTGGGAGGCTGGCCTCTTGCAGATTGGGTTGCGCCGGCTGGAGACGGAATGCATGCAGTTGGGGCGAAAGCTGCAGCAAATTCCTCGATGGCTCATCCTGATAGAACAACCCGAATGGCTCCAGCATGGGCACGTCCGGCACCTTGTGCTCCATGGCAGCCTGCTGATGCTCCATTGCTGCCTGGTGCTCTGATAGCTAACACCAATGACCAAAATATTGTAACAAAGAGAATAGTAACTTTGAGGAAATCTTCATACTATAAAGTAAATCTAACATCAACTACTGATGGTAATCCACTAGTTGAAATTTTATCTTACAATCCGGTACAAATGGCTGTTCTGATCTTCTAAGATGTGCTCCTGTTTCACAAGCCAAAGAAGCAAGGTTAATTATTGAGATCTATTCCAGTTACAATAGATGAAAGTTGAGCCCTTTGATGCTACAATTACCTTGCGCCGCAGGTTATCTAGCTGTTGGTTCAGTAACTGATGCTGTAACAGAATGATGAAGAAGAGCAaagtttaatattttattgatgCTTTACTTGCAATGGTTAGTTTAACATAAGGGTGATGATTCTACATGAAGCTATCTTACATGAAGGCATGTCGTCTATGACAAGGAAGGGAACATAAAGGTTGGCAGAGCAGTCTAAAAATTTGGAAGTTACACATGTTTCTGATCATATATATTCCATCATACTTAATATTTTAAGTCGAATATTGAGTCTGTACACATCTTTTTTGAGAGGAAGAAAGGTAATAATAGTATTAGCTCAGCTCTTTACTTGCAAGAATAGCACAGAGAAAACTTGtacgtaaataaataaataaaacaatgGATATTTATTTCTTAATGTTCCTTGTCTTTAGCATGTTGAGAACTTCTCATACTATTCCCCTGATCTGTCAAGTTAAGAGATCTCTGGCCCTTTGTGCTTAATTATATATATCAGTTGGTGAACAAGAATCAACATGCTACACTAGAACAATCTCAGTATTATTTGAAAAAACCGTCAGCTATTCTTATGATTATTAACAAATTATCTGCATACAGGAAGTCTAATTGAATAGTTAAACATATAACCTGTTGTGTATATGCTCTacatttttctcagatttttaaaaactcaaaatTCTTTTCTTGGCTTCAGCAAACTTCCCAGTTTAGTAGATACATTTCCACTTCTAGCTCCAAATATTCCTGATATCCAAATTGCAAAAACGTTGTGTATCTGAACGGGAGCTACACTAGTAAAAGTTAAATAGCTTAGCTCAGACACTTACCTCCTAATCTAACAAAAGTTGTCGGCTATAACTGAGCTACCCCGAAATTTTTCCCCCTTtgctatcattaaaaaaatatattgatgcaACTTCATTCAAAAGAAAAGGTACTTTGGCTATTATGTAATATTGAACTAAGCTGTTGAGCTTTTATTAAGCTAATAAACACCAAGTTCACTTCAAAGGGATAATGTGACACTTAGAAGATGAAACCATATTACCTTCCTTGTTCGAACCTTGTTAACCGAGTACTCCAGCTGTTGTTCGAGCTGATTCAAGTCATTCATGGTCATAGAGCTCAAGTCTTCCCCAGTGTACTGCCTCATGCTAGCCTGAAGCATATCATTTTCATTCCTCATCCTTGATATCTCACAAAATATTTGCTGATGGGGGAAGGAAGAACGAGTAAATATGTGGGGTCAGataatttattgataattttGAGGAATGAATTCCATACCTGCTGGTTATCAATCTCCTCAAAGCGAGTGTTAGTAACTCTCTGGTATCTATCTATAATTTGATGCATGCTACAACATGAAATAATTGGAAAATGAAAGTAAATAAATGAGGTACTTGTAACATCTATCtcctattatatttttaaaaagaaaactaGTAAGATTATGAATAACATGGAGCAGAATTAAAAAACATGTTAATGTAGATGAATTTAAGCTGATCaattagaat
Above is a genomic segment from Elaeis guineensis isolate ETL-2024a chromosome 1, EG11, whole genome shotgun sequence containing:
- the LOC105039676 gene encoding MADS-box protein AeAP3-2 isoform X2 — its product is MGRGKIEIKRIENPTNRQVTFSKRRGGLLKKANELAILCDVQVGVVIFSSSGKMFEYSSPPLSMHQIIDRYQRVTNTRFEEIDNQQQIFCEISRMRNENDMLQASMRQYTGEDLSSMTMNDLNQLEQQLEYSVNKVRTRKHQLLNQQLDNLRRKEHILEDQNSHLYRILSEHQAAMEHQQAAMEHKVPDVPMLEPFGLFYQDEPSRNLLQLSPQLHAFRLQPAQPNLQEASLPGHSLQL
- the LOC105039676 gene encoding MADS-box protein AeAP3-2 isoform X1, whose protein sequence is MGRGKIEIKRIENPTNRQVTFSKRRGGLLKKANELAILCDVQVGVVIFSSSGKMFEYSSPPLSMHQIIDRYQRVTNTRFEEIDNQQQIFCEISRMRNENDMLQASMRQYTGEDLSSMTMNDLNQLEQQLEYSVNKVRTRKHQLLNQQLDNLRRKEHILEDQNSHLYRILSEHQAAMEHQQAAMEHKVPDVPMLEPFGLFYQDEPSRNLLQLSPQLHAFRLQPAQPNLQEASLPGHSLQLW
- the LOC105039676 gene encoding MADS-box transcription factor 29 isoform X3, which gives rise to MGRGKIEIKRIENPTNRQVTFSKRRGGLLKKANELAILCDVQVGVVIFSSSGKMFEYSSPPLSMHQIIDRYQRVTNTRFEEIDNQQASMRQYTGEDLSSMTMNDLNQLEQQLEYSVNKVRTRKHQLLNQQLDNLRRKEHILEDQNSHLYRILSEHQAAMEHQQAAMEHKVPDVPMLEPFGLFYQDEPSRNLLQLSPQLHAFRLQPAQPNLQEASLPGHSLQLW